The Poriferisphaera corsica DNA segment TTGCGTTCGGCCATGACTTTAACGGCGTTGGGATTGAGCCCTTGGGCAACGATACCGGCAGAGTAGGGGGTGACGAGGTCGGAGATGAGGCTGTGGGCGAGGCCTTCGGCCATCTGGGAGCGGCAGGAGTTGCCGGTGCAGAGGAAGAGGATTTTTGGTTTAGGTTTAGTTGTCATAATTAAATCTATTCGAGGGTTAGGTGTCGACTGTTGTGTTTGCTTATAAATGGGGGCGTTAGCGGTTGTAGCATTCACAGGTGACTTCGAGTTCCTGTTTAATGACGGCTTTGCGCGTTTTGCGATCGGTGAGGATTTGGGGCTCGCTTTCGAGTGAGCTAATGGTGAGTTTAAGGAGTTGTTTGGCGGGTGAGGTGGGAGAGGGATTGAGTTTGTAGTATTGCCATTTGCCTTGCTTGCGTTTTTGGAGGAAGCCAGCATCGTGGAGAAGGTTCATGTGTTTGGAGACGGTTGAGGGGGCGAGGTGGAGGATGTCAATGATCTGGCAGAGGCAGAGCTCGCCGTCGGTTAGAGTCATGAGTGCGCGGAGACGGGTGGGGTCACTGAGGGCTTTGGTTATTTGTGTGAACTGTTGCATGAGTTGCCTTATTTCAGGTTAACAATATTACACTTCGTCAATTAACGAATCATATATTGCTGACTTGATAAGTCAAGCATAAAATCGAATCGTGGCGAAAAGAGGTGTTTTTGAGGCTGCAAGGGCGGTTTGAGTCTGTTTGCGGTGGCTGTATGCGTTTTGGAGTTGGGGGATACGTGCTATTGGGATCGTCATGATCAAGCAAAAAAAGATGATCGGAGACCGTGAGATTCTCGATTAGATCAGCGTGTTTGGGGAGAAAGGTATTGCGTTTTGAGTGGGCAGCCTTATATTTGTAAGTGATTGCAGACGAAATGAATCAATAGAAGAAAGGGAAGTTATGGGCCGGCCGAGTTTGTTAGAGGAGAAGCGAAAGATGTTTTTGCCGATTGTGGCGAAGACATTTGTTGAGTTGGGGTATCGTCGGAGTACGACTGCGGAGATTGCGGGGCGGTGTGGCGTGCAGGAAAACGTGTTGTACCGGATTTGGCCGAACAAGAAGGCGATGTTTTTGGCGGCGATCGGTTTTAATCGTGAGGTGACGACGACGACATGGCGGGGTGTGGTGGAAGCGGCTGAAGAGAGCCAAGGGAAGAAGCGGGGAGGTCGGAGTGCGGCGGAGATGATTTTGGAGCACGAGGCGGGGCATCATGGGGACTGGGGATTGCATCGGTTGGCGTTTGCGGGGTTGAATGAGATTGATGATGAAGAGATTTTGCTGGCTTTGCAGGGGATGTATGAGACCTTCGTGGGGTTTATTGTGGATGTTGTGGCGAAGCATCGTGAGGCGGCGGGGTTACAAAAGAAAACTAAGGGTGATTTGGAGGTGCTGGCGTGGGGTTTTGTGGGGCTGGCAACGGCGGCGGATATTGGAAGGGATTTGCGGTTGATGGATGGGAAAAAAAGGGCGAAGTTGATGCGCGAACTGGGTGGGGTTTTGTTGAAATAGTTGATGATTGATTGAGTTGGATCACTGATTGTATGGGCATATGAATTTCCGGTGCCTGCAAAAAACCGTTGAAGGGATAGCAGGATGATTGAGGTGATTGTTGTGCTTTTATTACTGTCAATACCGCTGGCTGTGATCGGTTGTGCTATCTATTTGCTGGTTAGAGTGATGGTGTTGGGTCGAGAAATGCGGCAGACGAAGCTTGATGTGGAGTTGTTGCGAGGGGCGCTGAATGAGCAGAAGCGAGCGTTTGAACGGTTGAAGCAGGGGGTGGCTGGTGTTGATGAGAAGAAGACTGTTCCGGTTGCGCCAACGATGAAGGATGTTGATGGGGAAACTGAATCTAAGAAGGCGGAAGTAAATGAAGGGGTGAATGAGGGAGGGACTGATCAGGTGGCTGAGCCGAAGACGGCGGAATCGACGGAGGCTGATACGCAGGCTGTTCATCAAAAACTGGTTCAAAAGAAAAGCGATATACGAGAGCGGGTTGCGCGGGCGAAGGCGCAGGTTGAAGGACGCGAGGAGGCGAGTGTTGAGAAGCGGATGTCGCCGCAGGTAGAGAGTCGGCGGATTGAGGCGGCGGAGATGGTTGAGCAGAAGCAGAAGGTTTGGGAGCAGAAGAAGGGGGAAATGAAGAACCGGGCTAAGCGCAAATTAGATGATTTTCGTTCGACATTCGAGGAACGGTTCGGGGCGTATTTGTATTATTGGATTGGCGCGTTGGCGGTGATGTTGGCTGGGGGGCTAGGTGCGCATTATGCGATTCAGCAGGGGTATGTGACGCCGATACTTCGGGTTGGAGTTGGGGCGGCGATGGGGATGGGGTTGACGATATTTGGGTATTTTATAGTGGGTAAGAGTGTGAGGCTGGCGAATGCGAGCGCGGGGGCGGGGGTATCGGTGTTGTATACGACGATATACATTGCGTATCACGTGTTTGAAATGATGGGAGGAATGTGGTGTTTTGGGGGGATGGCGGTGGTGACGTGTGTGGCGGTGATCTTGTCGTTGAGGTTGGGACAGGTTGTGGCGA contains these protein-coding regions:
- a CDS encoding ArsR/SmtB family transcription factor, whose product is MQQFTQITKALSDPTRLRALMTLTDGELCLCQIIDILHLAPSTVSKHMNLLHDAGFLQKRKQGKWQYYKLNPSPTSPAKQLLKLTISSLESEPQILTDRKTRKAVIKQELEVTCECYNR
- a CDS encoding TetR/AcrR family transcriptional regulator; the protein is MFLPIVAKTFVELGYRRSTTAEIAGRCGVQENVLYRIWPNKKAMFLAAIGFNREVTTTTWRGVVEAAEESQGKKRGGRSAAEMILEHEAGHHGDWGLHRLAFAGLNEIDDEEILLALQGMYETFVGFIVDVVAKHREAAGLQKKTKGDLEVLAWGFVGLATAADIGRDLRLMDGKKRAKLMRELGGVLLK
- a CDS encoding DUF2339 domain-containing protein, which encodes MIEVIVVLLLLSIPLAVIGCAIYLLVRVMVLGREMRQTKLDVELLRGALNEQKRAFERLKQGVAGVDEKKTVPVAPTMKDVDGETESKKAEVNEGVNEGGTDQVAEPKTAESTEADTQAVHQKLVQKKSDIRERVARAKAQVEGREEASVEKRMSPQVESRRIEAAEMVEQKQKVWEQKKGEMKNRAKRKLDDFRSTFEERFGAYLYYWIGALAVMLAGGLGAHYAIQQGYVTPILRVGVGAAMGMGLTIFGYFIVGKSVRLANASAGAGVSVLYTTIYIAYHVFEMMGGMWCFGGMAVVTCVAVILSLRLGQVVAMFGLLGGFATPLLVDGGHGTQGVLFGYLLLLEIGLVVVARRRGWIGVSLLTLISSMAWAAFTMLFRDVEQNGTIVGGFLVLSYVVYLVNMSGGSRDQAGGWKLLRMSIGAGISSLVLMGVLAIAVKFTMVIMGMMLLLGGGMMVVGRLDDRQRMLGLAGFLLDLVMVGAWMVGERPHYVEKRQWEF